The genomic stretch NNNNNNNNNNNNNNNNNNNNNNNNNNNNNNNNNNNNNNNNNNNNNNNNNNNNNNNNNNNNNNNNNNNNNNNNNNNNNNNNNNNNNNNNNNNNNNNNNNNNNNNNNNNNNNNNNNNNNNNNNNNNNNNNNNNNNNNNNNNNNNNNNNNNNNNNNNNNNNNNNNNNNNNNNNNNNNNNNNNNNNNNNNNNNNNNNNNNNNNNNNNNNNNNNNNNNNNNNNNNNNNNNNNNNNNNNNNNNNNNNNNNNNNNNNNNNNNNNNNNNNNNNNNNNNNNNNNNNNNNNNNNNNNNNNNNNNNNNNNNNNNNNNNNNNNNNNNNNNNNNNNNNNNNNNNNNNNNNNNNNNNNNNNNNNNNNNNNNNNNNNNNNNNNNNNNNNNNNNNNNNNNNNNNNNNNNNNNNNNNNNNNNNNNNNNNNNNNNNNNNNNNNNNNNNNNNNNNNNNNNNNNNNNNNNNNNNNNNNNNNNNNNNNNNNNNNNNNNNNNNNNNNNNNNNNNNNNNNNNNNNNNNNNNNNNNNNNNNNNNNNNNNNNNNNNNNNNNNNNNNNNNNNNNNNNNNNNNNNNNNNNNNNNNNNNNNNNNNNNNNNNNNNNNNNNNNNNNNNNNNNNNNNNNNNNNNNNNNNNNNNNNNNNNNNNNNNNNNNNNNNNNNNNNNNNNNNNNNNNNNNNNNNNNNNNNNNNNNNNNNNNNNNNNNNNNNNNNNNNNNNNNNNNNNNNNNNNNNNNNNNNNNNNNNNNNNNNNNNNNNNNNNNNNNNNNNNNNNNNNNNNNNNNNNNNNNNNNNNNNNNNNNNNNNNNNNNNNNNNNNNNNNNNNNNNNNNNNNNNNNNNNNNNNNNNNNNNNNNNNNNNNNNNNNNNNNNNNNNNNNNNNNNNNNNNNNNNNNNNNNNNNNNNNNNNNNNNNNNNNNNNNNNNNNNNNNNNNNNNNNNNNNNNNNNNNNNNNNNNNNNNNNNNNNNNNNNNNNNNNNNNNNNNNNNNNNNNNNNNNNNNNNNNNNNNNNNNNNNNNNNNNNNNNNNNNNNNNNNNNNNNNNNNNNNNNNNNNNNNNNNNNNNNNNNNNNNNNNNNNNNNNNNNNNNNNNNNNNNNNNNNNNNNNNNNNNNNNNNNNNNNNNNNNNNNNNNNNNNNNNNNNNNNNNNNNNNNNNNNNNNNNNNNNNNNNNNNNNNNNNNNNNNNNNNNNNNNNNNNNNNNNNNNNNNNNNNNNNNNNNNNNNNNNNNNNNNNNNNNNNNNNNNNNNNNNNNNNNNNNNNNNNNNNNNNNNNNNNNNNNNNNNNNNNNNNNNNNNNNNNNNNNNNNNNNNNNNNNNNNNNNNNNNNNNNNNNNNNNNNNNNNNNNNNNNNNNNNNNNNNNNNNNNNNNNNNNNNNNNNNNNNNNNNNNNNNNNNNNNNNNNNNNNNNNNNNNNNNNNNNNNNNNNNNNNNNNNNNNNNNNNNNNNNNNNNNNNNNNNNNNNNNNNNNNNNNNNNNNNNNNNNNNNNNNNNNNNNNNNNNNNNNNNNNNNNNNNNNNNNNNNNNNNNNNNNNNNNNNNNNNNNNNNNNNNNNNNNNNNNNNNNNNNNNNNNNNNNNNNNNNNNNNNNNNNNNNNNNNNNNNNNNNNNNNNNNNNNNNNNNNNNNNNNNNNNNNNNNNNNNNNNNNNNNNNNNNNNNNNNNNNNNNNNNNNNNNNNNNNNNNNNNNNNNNNNNNNNNNNNNNNNNNNNNNNNNNNNNNNNNNNNNNNNNNNNNNNNNNNNNNNNNNNNNNNNNNNNNNNNNNNNNNNNNNNNNNNNNNNNNNNNNNNNNNNNNNNNNNNNNNNNNNNNNNNNNNNNNNNNNNNNNNNNNNNNNNNNNNNNNNNNNNNNNNNNNNNNNNNNNNNNNNNNNNNNNNNNNNNNNNNNNNNNNNNNNNNNNNNNNNNNNNNNNNNNNNNNNNNNNNNNNNNNNNNNNNNNNNNNNNNNNNNNNNNNNNNNNNNNNNNNNNNNNNNNNNNNNNNNNNNNNNNNNNNNNNNNNNNNNNNNNNNNNNNNNNNNNNNNNNNNNNNNNNNNNNNNNNNNNNNNNNNNNNNNNNNNNNNNNNNNNNNNNNNNNNNNNNNNNNNNNNNNNNNNNNNNNNNNNNNNNNNNNNNNNNNNNNNNNNNNNNNNNNNNNNNNNNNNNNNNNNNNNNNNNNNNNNNNNNNNNNNNNNNNNNNNNNNNNNNNNNNNNNNNNNNNNNNNNNNNNNNNNNNNNNNNNNNNNNNNNNNNNNNNNNNNNNNNNNNNNNNNNNNNNNNNNNNNNNNNNNNNNNNNNNNNNNNNNNNNNNNNNNNNNNNNNNNNNNNNNNNNNNNNNNNNNNNNNNNNNNNNNNNNNNNNNNNNNNNNNNNNNNNNNNNNNNNNNNNNNNNNNNNNNNNNNNNNNNNNNNNNNNNNNNNNNNNNNNNNNNNNNNNNNNNNNNNNNNNNNNNNNNNNNNNNNNNNNNNNNNNNNNNNNNNNNNNNNNNNNNNNNNNNNNNNNNNNNNNNNNNNNNNNNNNNNNNNNNNNNNNNNNNNNNNNNNNNNNNNNNNNNNNNNNNNNNNNNNNNNNNNNNNNNNNNNNNNNNNNNNNNNNNNNNNNNNNNNNNNNNNNNNNNNNNNNNNNNNNNNNNNNNNNNNNNNNNNNNNNNNNNNNNNNNNNNNNNNNNNNNNNNNNNNNNNNNNNNNNNNNNNNNNNNNNNNNNNNNNNNNNNNNNNNNNNNNNNNNNNNNNNNNNNNNNNNNNNNNNNNNNNNNNNNNNNNNNNNNNNNNNNNNNNNNNNNNNNNNNNNNNNNNNNNNNNNNNNNNNNNNNNNNNNNNNNNNNNNNNNNNNNNNNNNNNNNNNNNNNNNNNNNNNNNNNNNNNNNNNNNNNNNNNNNNNNNNNNNNNNNNNNNNNNNNNNNNNNNNNNNNNNNNNNNNNNNNNNNNNNNNNNNNNNNNNNNNNNNNNNNNNNNNNNNNNNNNNNNNNNNNNNNNNNNNNNNNNNNNNNNNNNNNNNNNNNNNNNNNNNNNNNNNNNNNNNNNNNNNNNNNNNNNNNNNNNNNNNNNNNNNNNNNNNNNNNNNNNNNNNNNNNNNNNNNNNNNNNNNNNNNNNNNNNNNNNNNNNNNNNNNNNNNNNNNNNNNNNNNNNNNNNNNNNNNNNNNNNNNNNNNNNNNNNNNNNNNNNNNNNNNNNNNNNNNNNNNNNNNNNNNNNNNNNNNNNNNNNNNNNNNNNNNNNNNNNNNNNNNNNNNNNNNNNNNNNNNNNNNNNNNNNNNNNNNNNNNNNNNNNNNNNNNNNNNNNtgtgtgtgtgttggctaaacgtaaccacgtgtgtgtgtgttggctaaacgtaaccatgtgtgtgtgtgttggctaaatgtaaccatgtgtgtgtgttggctaaatgtaaccacgtgtgtgtgtgttggctaaatgtaaccatgtgtgtgtgtgtgtgttggctaaatgtaaccatgtgtgtgtgttggctaaatgtaaccaaagGATGACCATCAAGAGCAAAtcagggttcagtatcttgtctTGACTTGCCAGTGACTGATTACAGGTGACACcatgtacggtagcctcggTCACCACTGTGTGAacatgaatgggtgaatgtgacatgtgatGTTAAAGctctttgagtggtcagaagaccaGAAAGAATCCATACCAGTGCAGATCTATTTACCACTAACCTTCCTGTCTCCTCTCATGTCTGCAGGAAACGCCTTCGTGGTGAGTCTGGCTCTTGCTGACCTGGTAGTCGCCATCTATCCCTACCCGCTGGTCCTGACCGCCATCTTCCACGACGGCTGGATCGCCGGCTACATTCACTGTCAGATCAGTGGCTTCCTGATGGGCCTCAGCGTCATTGGCTCCATCTTCAACATCACGGGCATCGCCATCAACCGCTACTGCTACATCTGCCACAGCCTTAAGTACGACAAACTCTTCTCCAACAGCAACACCATGTGCTACGTTGTCATCGTCTGGGCGCTCACCATCCTCGCCATCGTGCCAAACTGGTTCGTGGAGTCACTGCAGTACGACCCGCGGGTGTACTCCTGCACCTTCGCCCAGTCGGTCAGCTCGTTGTACACCATcacggtggtggtggtgcacTTCATCCTGCCCATCGGCATCGTCAGCTACTGCTACCTGCGGATCTGGATCCTCGTGATCCAGGTGAGGCGGAGGGTCAAGCCGGACTCGCGGCCAAAGATTAAGCCACATGACCTTCGCAACTTCCTCACCATGTTTGTGGTATTCGTGCTCTTCGCAGTCTGCTGGGCGCCGCTGAATCTGATCGGCCTGGCCGTGGCGCTGGACTCCAGGCTGAGCCGGGCGATACCGGAGTGGCTGTTCACGGCCAGCTACTTCATGGCGTACTTCAACAGCTGCCTCAACGCTGTTGTCTACGGCGTCCTAAACCACAACTTCAGGAAGGAGTACAAGAGGATCGTCCTGATCATCTTCAAGTTTCACTGCTGAGATGGAACACTGTGGTGAAGGTTGGCGgccatttttaatttctgaggaaataaaaggcTGAAAAAGACGAACTCGACCTCGACAGAGAGGAAAACTGttgtaatgaaaaacaaattaaggtACTGAACgaagaggaaaaacactttggatgagaaagaaaaataaaaagaacttTAATAGCTGgaggtcaggaggaggaggaggaggaggagagatgaagtaaaataaatgaTCCCACACTCAGAGTTATCAGCGATACCTTCAGGGTACCTGAGAGACTGTAGGAACACAGAGGGAGGTGGAGGTCGGAGTTTGGGAGCAGCTCTTAACTTAGTAAAGTGTTTAATTGTGACTTTATCTGAAGTCATGAACTTCTGTTTGAATTCAAAACTAGTTGCTGATGTCTTTAACATGATGTTGGATTATTGTGATCATCTTCTTCCCTCTGATTCATTTTGATGCATCAAATCCAGAAACTTGACAGAAAAACTGCGATACTGTGATTTTTTAAAGGACAGTGGCATCGACACTGTAAATCTGACTAATGCTGCTCCGCACCAACAAAAAGGAATTCACAGAACAGAATAACACACAGGTGCATTCTGGGAATATGAAGACACGATTAAAGGTGCAACACGCACATTTTCAAACATGAAGACTTAATGTGAAGCTGACGCTCTTTTACGCACGTTTGTTTACAGCCATTATTTTCATACGTTAAAGTTAACGAAGGATTTTCTGAACAAACCAAACTCTCACTGGGACGAAGGAGGATGAAGTGATGGACGGAGGAATGGACAGAGAGCCGAGTCATAAACCTGCTCACAGCTCCGCAAAATCAAAATGTGCAATCTGACTCTGACCTGTGACTTGACGACTTGAGATGACTCGGTAGCTTTCCCAAAGGTAAAAATGATCTTATTGATAGTTACACAGGAGTGATCAGAGACTTGCAGattaaacatcttttttttctggctgtgaAAACTGAAGCAAAGTTCACGTCTGATTTCTAACAGACTGTTTCACAGAGTAAGTTAACACCAGTCTGTGGTCAGAAATGTGCTCCGCTGCACCTGTAAccaaacagtgatgtcacagacaGGTGTAGTGCTGCCAGAGTGACCAAGAACAACGGCCTCCAACTGAGGAAATATTTAGTTTCCACAATCTGGTGTAAAattcataaacatttttatctGTTAAAGATCTGATCATCTCTGAAGCGTCACACaagacagacaataaaaacaaatggaacggtcaaagttgtcatattttaaaaagataaCTTCACCAGCAAAATGAACATCTGTATATCAGTGACTCACAGCACGTTATGGTGACTTCATGAAGAAGACTGTTTGTCtctcatgcctccacagtgcacGGAGAATCAGAAAGTCTCACCTCACTGCAGTGACGTCAAGTGGACTCCAGGACCTCCTGATCAGGGCTGTAGAGCTCACATACGATGCACACGCCTGAGTTGTGACTCGTTTCGAAGGGTGTGTGACCACTGTTCATATGGTGACAAGTTTACAGACATCAGTCAACTCAAACACACCACACATACATTAAATAGAGTTTATGAATAGTTCATTATGTTGAGAATATCAGGCGAC from Epinephelus moara isolate mb chromosome 4, YSFRI_EMoa_1.0, whole genome shotgun sequence encodes the following:
- the mtnr1al gene encoding melatonin receptor type 1A-like, whose product is MLNGPTLRDHDPMRLVNPRHLPQLMSLEDHEPTLVEGTLGPRNVTPAGEEGAPGPQHQSFPWVVTLLAGVLITTIVVDVIGNLLVIVSVFRNRKLRKAGNAFVVSLALADLVVAIYPYPLVLTAIFHDGWIAGYIHCQISGFLMGLSVIGSIFNITGIAINRYCYICHSLKYDKLFSNSNTMCYVVIVWALTILAIVPNWFVESLQYDPRVYSCTFAQSVSSLYTITVVVVHFILPIGIVSYCYLRIWILVIQVRRRVKPDSRPKIKPHDLRNFLTMFVVFVLFAVCWAPLNLIGLAVALDSRLSRAIPEWLFTASYFMAYFNSCLNAVVYGVLNHNFRKEYKRIVLIIFKFHC